The genomic region CCGACCCGTCCGGCCCTTGAAGACGACTCTTACGGCACCCCGGGCGCGCGTCCCCAACCGGCGTTGGATACTTTTGGCACCGTGGACAAGAAGAACGCCCTGCGAGCCGGCGCCCTGGCAGCCGGTACGACGCTGATGATGCTGCTCATGTCGTCGCCCGCCTCCGCGCTCACCCGCGACGACGGTGACGACCCCGGCCCGGGCCTGAGCGTCATCGAGACGCTGGGCCTCTTCGTCGTGGCCCCGATCGTGCTGTACCTGGTCATCGCCGGTCTGGTGATGGTCGGGGACAAGTCGCACAAGCGGAAGGACGCGACCAGCTCCAACATCGCGACCAAGGCTGACAGCGAGGCCGACACCAAGGCCGACGCGAAGGCCTGACCAGGGCTCGCTTCGAGTCCGCCGCGCACCTGTTGCCGAGGGCGCCGTCCCCGCCGTACGTACGCGCACGCCGCCGTACGGCGACCGGGGCGGTGCCCTCGGCTTTTCCGGCGGGCCGGGGCCATGGACGTGCTCAGGGCCGGAGCCGGGGCCGGGGCCGGGGTCAGGGATTCGGTGCCGTCAGATAGCGCTGCACCGTCGGCGCCAGCCACGCCACGATCTCCTGGCGGCTGAGCGCCACGGCCGGCGGGAGGCGCAGGACGTACCGGGCGAGTGCCATCCCGAGCAGCTGTGTGGAGGTGAGCGCGGCCCGCGCCGGGACCTGCTCGGGGTCGGGGCACACCTGCTGGGCGACCGGGAGCAACTGGTCCTGGAAGATGCCCTGCATGCGCTCGGCCCCGGCCTGGTTGGTGGCGCCGACCCGGAGCAGGGCCGTGAGCACCTCGTTCTCCTCCCACATGGCGAGGAAGTGGGCCACGAGGGCGGATCCGACCTCCTCCCGGGGCAGCGGGCCCAGGTCGGGCAGCTTCAGATCGACGGCGACGGCGGCCGCGAACAGGCCCTCCTTGCTGCCGTAGTACCGCATCACCATGGACGGGTCGATGCCCGCGTCCCGCGCGATGGTGCGGATGGTGGCGCGCTCGTAGCCGTCGGCGGCGAAACGCTCGCGGGCGGCGTCGAGGATCGCGGCGCGGGTGGCGTCGGAGCGTCGGGAGGGGACGGTGGGCTTGCTGTCAGGCATGCCAACAAGCGTAGGTCAACGCTCGTAGGCCAACAAGTGTTGACGGGATCGTAGTGCGGTTCTACGTTGGTCAACGACCGTTGGCGAACAAGCGTTGGCGAACGCACGTTGACCAACGGTCGTTGACCAACACGTGTTGGCCTACAGGGAGGCTCTGATGAGCGACATGAGCGACATGAGCGACATCACCCGCACCGTGGTCGTGGTCGGTTCCGGCCCCACCGGTCTGCTGCTGGCCGGTGACCTGGCCACCGCCGGCGTCCCCGTCACCGTCGTCGAGAAGCGCCCGCACAAGATCAGCAACCTCTCCCGCGCGTTCGTCCTGCACGCCCGCACGCTGGAGCAGCTCGACGCCCGAGGGCTGGCCGAGGAACTGGAGGCGGTGGGCCGGCGGCTCGGCCGGTTCCGCCTCTACGGCCGCCTCAGCCTCGACCTCTCCACGCTTCCCTCCCGCTTCAACCACCTCCTCGTCCTGCCGCAGTACGAGGTGGAGAAGGCCCTGGAACGGCGGGCGCTTCAAGCCGGGGCCACGTTCCGGTACGAGACCGAGGTGACCGGGCTGACGCAGGACGCACAGGGCGTGACGGTCGCGGTCCGCGGGCCCGGCGGCGGTTCAAAGGCACTGCGCGCGGCGTACGTCGTCGGCGCCGACGGGATGCGCAGCACGGTGCGGAACGCGATCGGGCTGCCGTTCCCCGGCCGTTCGGTGATCCGCTCCGTCATGCTCGCGGACGTACGGGTGACCGAGGAGCCCGGGGAATTGCTGACCTTCGACGCCGTCGGCGACGCCTTCGCCTTCCT from Streptomyces chartreusis NRRL 3882 harbors:
- a CDS encoding TetR family transcriptional regulator → MPDSKPTVPSRRSDATRAAILDAARERFAADGYERATIRTIARDAGIDPSMVMRYYGSKEGLFAAAVAVDLKLPDLGPLPREEVGSALVAHFLAMWEENEVLTALLRVGATNQAGAERMQGIFQDQLLPVAQQVCPDPEQVPARAALTSTQLLGMALARYVLRLPPAVALSRQEIVAWLAPTVQRYLTAPNP